CTGTGTCCAGCCTTTGCCGACTCGATGAATCCAACTGTTACTTTTGACTCGAATTCGAAAATGCCAGCGTAATTCGTCACGCACATAACCGATTAAAGCTGTATCAGCAAAACCTCGGTCGGCAAGCAAACAAACGCTAACTCCAGCAGGTATGAGCCGAGAAGCTCGTTTGAGCATCGCTTGATAGGTGCTGAAACTCACACTACTACTCTTATGGCGAATCACGCGCCACACAATAGGAACTGCTCGCCCACGATACTGCAACGACAAGCGAATCAGGCAATACTCGCCCCACAATTGAGACGTATCTAAGATCGCCGTAATCGCTGATGCATTCCATTTTACCAGCGCGTTTTGAATCATGGGACTGTAGAGCCGTTGCACGTTGATACGTAGGTTATGTAACCAACGACTGAAACGCCGTTGATGACTTTGAGCTAATACCGCACGAGTCTGAACATACACTCTCCATTTCGGTAAACTAATGCATTCGCTACAAACGATCCCAATCACCATCCATAGCAGTGTTGGTAGTGTTCTATAAGTGTTTTTAGGGATCAAATATTTAGACCAAACTCATAGCGATTAATGAACAAACCGATTACTAAGTCGTGCATCTCTTCCGTCTTGGAAAAGCAAATAGTCTTGCGAGTTAATCGCTTAATTCTTGTTCTTAAGTTCAAATGCTTGCGTTCAATCCTCTGAGTTTTACGCTTGTCTACCTCATGGATTTGTGCGGCTAAATGCCGTTCATAAGCTCCCCAACCGTCCGTACAATAGCGCTTGATTCCAAATGGTTCTAATAACTGCAAAAGCCGAAGAAACACCTTGTCTTTTCTCCTGCCAAAGACATAAGCTAACACTTGACCTGTATTACGGTCAACGGCGTGCCACAACCACCTGGGATTAGTCTTTTTACCAACATAACTCCACATCTCATCCAACTCAGATTCCTCCATACCAGTCTCTTGAAACTCCTCGGCTTGGACAATATCTACTTCTACGCTCTCAGGTTTGAGTGACTTCAAGAGTTCGTGATTGACTGATTTGAGAGTAACGAGTTTTTTTTAACTCTTTAATTACGGTTGTAGGGCTGGTGTGCAGTACCCGTGCAATATCCCGCACTCCGCTACCATTGAGGGTCAT
The sequence above is drawn from the Chroococcidiopsis sp. SAG 2025 genome and encodes:
- a CDS encoding IS1 family transposase; its protein translation is MKSLKPESVEVDIVQAEEFQETGMEESELDEMWSYVGKKTNPRWLWHAVDRNTGQVLAYVFGRRKDKVFLRLLQLLEPFGIKRYCTDGWGAYERHLAAQIHEVDKRKTQRIERKHLNLRTRIKRLTRKTICFSKTEEMHDLVIGLFINRYEFGLNI